The sequence below is a genomic window from Lolium perenne isolate Kyuss_39 chromosome 7, Kyuss_2.0, whole genome shotgun sequence.
CCTAGCTAGGAAGAATGCAACTGCTTGCACATGTCATGTTGTCTATTTGTTCAGATGTGCTAGGAAGGAATATATCATAAATTTAACTTGGGTGTAATTCTTGCTAGAACTTTGTCTTATGATGTTATTCACAATGAATCTAAGCCACTCTATGCTGGTGTTGTTGCCACTATGGTCTATGAGCATATTAAAGAAGAATGGGGATTTAATAACATTGGAACTAAAATTTTAGAGTCCAACTTGTTAGATTCTATAATGTTGGTTAGAAAGGATATTCTTGTTAAAGTGTGGTATAAGGACTTTTATAAGTATAAGTATATGGTTAGGCAAGATCGTTTCGCTTGCACTGTGCTTCCTCATCTTAAATATTTTGACAATTTATCAGATAGATGGATTATCGAACAAGAAGAGCATGAGGGGAGTTGGCTCCCGAAGCTCCACATGACGACGCATGGCCTCGACGGGCAGCGGCACCCTGTTCGGCCGCGTGTCCTTCTTGATGCTGCTGTCGGACACCTCGGAGTCGTGTTTCTTCTTCACCATGGGGATACGGCGGCGCGCGGTGGTGCGGGTGGGAGCGGAGGTGTCGGTGGTGTGGGCAATGGCAGGGGCGACGCTGGTCGCCTTTTAAAGGTAGGGTGCGCGCGGGGTACGATGCCATTGACGGTGACGCAGAAGTCAAGCCGCCGCCCACCAGTGCGCGTGCAGCGAAGGTTGCTGCGCAGACGCGGAAACGATGACAGCCGAAGCGACGGCCGCGGAAACGCTGCGCTCAAAATAGGCCTCTAGGTCACTGTCACGCGAGCCCGTGGGAGAAGCGAGCGGTCACGTACCGCAACCGCGCAACATCCGCCGAGACTCATCCAAGACGCAAATATACGCCGCGTTTGCGTCTTCGCGGACGGTCCCCCTCACTCTGCGTCGGGCCGCTGAACCTGGTTCCATACGAATTGTTCGATTGCGCGGTCAAAATGGATGCAGAGCAACCGTTTGCATCGCCCCGCTAGATATGCCCTCATGATCCTATTACCAACGCCACTAGGCCCACGCCTCCTCGCCTCTGGTTGTTGCACATATCTAGATGCAAGGTGAGATTTAAAATTGAAGAAATTCTCTTCATGAGACACTCCTAAACCTTTATCTGCAGCCGAATGGTGCCTCcccggctccaccgccaagccgccTCCGATTAGCTGGACACCGTCATCGGAATCAAGAGCAAAAGCGATGGGTTTTACAAAAGAACCCAACCACGCTCAGCTCCGGATCCAAAATGCCCCAAGTCCGCTAAAATTTGCGAGGCTCTAATACCAGATTGATAGGCCCAAGCTTGACACTTACCTATCGAACAATTTGAGATCTATTAGAGATCTCTAAAACTAGATGGACCGAGCGCATCCTGCCGCCCTGTCCACTGATACCATCGTTTAATTTTTGTGGCATGATTGTTCTTTTGCCTGTAAGTACATTGTTTCATTTCTGGCTTGCTCCGTTTTGGCCTTGGATGCAGTACAGGGAAATTTTCGCTCAAGAATATCGAAATTTAGTATGCGACAACATATTTGATTCTAGAGGATGCTCGTTGCTATGCATAGTACACGCATTTTATTTAACCGTTTGCGAGAATGTAGTGTAGTACTGTAGATGATTTCCTCAGTTCTCTAGAGCATGCAAAATATTGTATGCTCTAGAGAAAATAACTAAGTTTGATTCTCTTATTCATATGTGCACGTAAACTGGAAATGTGATTAATAATGTTCTGCTTTCTTATATCTATGTTGACCTAGGGTTCTGAAAAAATGACATGAAATGTAACATCCCAGTACAAAATAGCACTACCGTCATTACATCCACTGCGAGACAAATCATGATTGCTTAAGCTTTACCACACCCAGAAATAATTTATCGACAATAAGATAGAACAACTCAAGTACCTATAGTCCTTATAATCACCACAGAGAACTTTGGTTGCTTCAATAACACAATATGACCAGCTATTATATTATCTATTGTTGCCACAACATGAACTATGCTCCCAACAACACATTTAACTTCAATAAGAAATTTGGGGAGGAAGAAATAGTTTGATGAGGGGAAGTTAATCCACACACGAACATGCTCCTGCCACCCTTTTCCTGCTCTTCCTACCTCTCGACTGTGAAGTCACTTTTGCGTCGCTGCCTCTTACGATTATGGTCACCTCTACTGATGATCATCATATTAGTGTACATATTTGATAAAACATTACTTGCCACttgtccaaaaataaaataaaaaaatcgcTAGACACCACCTGACCACCATAGTTCATATAATCATATTGGTCAAATCTACAAACGTTGATTGTAAACAGAACAAGGGTCAAAACATGCACACCTTGCTGCATATGCTACGGTCTAAATCTAATTTTTTTGTTAGCTGCCATTACAGGACCTGGGTCAATTGTAACTTATTAAGGTAACAAAGACAAACATTAAATGGGAAAATCATCTTCTGTGTCCTCAGCTGGATCCAAGATACATGAAAAAGCAGAATCCTAATTTGTTTACCCGTACCTGAATAGCACCTCCTGAACCAGTAGCGACGTACATAATTGGGGAATTGAAATCGCAGCCACCACTGGGAGCATGGTCTCTTCTTGAGGAGGTTGACCACAGGTGCCGGAGACCACGGGGCTGTGTAACGCGATTGCGGCGGCAGCCTACACCACCTCGTGCAGGCTATGCTTGATAATATAAAGGAAGCATATTTCAATAAAAAAATTATAGACTTCTCAATAAAACAGAGAAAAGTAGATGGTAAATTAATctgcaagaaaattatgatgaCAAGTCTTACAGACCATATTGTCCTTAATGATTCAGATATGCATACATATACTGCTGATTGTTGGTGGACAATTTGACCAAATACCTATGTAATCATTTGCTTTGGTGTGAGCGAAGATAGTACAAACACATGAACCGACTCCAGAAGGCTAAACCATTCTCTGCATTTTTTAATAGCACTTCCTAGCTATAGGATCTTGTGTTTTTTTTTTAAAGCGCTATAGGGTCTTGTTGTGTGTGAACATAACACACAGTACTTCTAGAATGAGTGGCAGCACAGACGCAGCAATTTATCATATATTGTTGCCCCAGTTGTTTCTATTAGTTGACTTTGATTTCTGTAACCTGGTGTTCTACCTATGGTTACTTAGCTTCATGCACATGGCCCATGATTTGACATGTACATGGATTTGTTATCATTAGTACTACTATTATTGCTTGGACAAATCAAGGCAACCAATTATAGAGGGCAATCTCTCATAGTTAGTTTCATTAAAACCAACATGTATAGGACTCTGATGTTCACCGAACTTCGGAACCTACTGCCCTATTCGGCTAAACTAGTCAACACTGAATATTATTTTCTTAGACAGTACCGAATTGCCTTTAGCAACGTACTGACACTTGGTGGCAAGTGCTCAAATGGACATATGACAGCCATATTCATTTCTTTACTGATAGGAAATTTGAAAGATCTATTTATTATGAGAAATACAAATGAGTATCTGTTAACAAGAAAAATACACTCTCTTCAGGCACAAATAATAGTTCACCACCTAGCATGCACAAAGCAAAAAATCAGCCATATAATCTTCACTGTCTGATTGGATATCATTTTTATTTTGGTTGTCTGGTGAAGATGGTGAGGTCAATGTCTAGCTTAACTGTTTTGTATTTGGAACACACCAATGCGGAGAGTAAATAACTTTGTCTCACGTGAGTGTCAGGGAGTAAAACACGTTCATGGAATATCCTGAAGCCAACATCTGCATTATAGTGCTTTGCAATTTCTTTGATTTCCTCATTTTGAGTAGCAAAATCAGGAAAGGAGGATGCAGACCTACAATGAACAGTTACGTGAATGAACTTTGGCTTGATCAAGTTTGGTATGAAACAAACTGCTAATGTTATATTTACTATGTTGAAGCTATTGTTACAAATCCCGCATCCATCAAGCAACCTTCTTAAGGAAAAAAAATCAGATGACAATTGTTTAACAATGTTTAAATTTAGTAGACTAAATGTAAGATTCTATACCAGCAATCTAAATTAGGGCTCTGAAGTACATAATACCCCATAATAATTGTTAAAGGTACAATTGTATAATGTAATTACTAACTGAAAGAACTAAACTTATGTGAATCTAGCAATACCAAAACAAATCTTGACCTAAGAGAACTAACGGAAAGAAAAAGAATAATACTGTAGCAGAAATTTTGGTACTATAGCAAAGGTGAACATAGATTTTCAGATCCATTGCTAACGCTCTCAAGTGATCTGCAACTGGTGACATCTCTGCCAACTCAATGAGGTGATACACCAAAGAAAAATTATGAGTGTATCAGTCTGAACACTCTTCACAAGATTACGAAGGTCATGATAACTCACAGTCTAAATTATGTCTCACATCATCAACGACTATCTCAAGTTGGTTTCTAACAACAAAAGAAATCTCATATATGGAGAAGTCATGGGCATACACATCTCAACAAGTTCAACAAGTTTGCCTTCATCAAAATTAGAAAATGATTTAAGGACTGAGATTGGTTCGATGCTGAGACCAGTAGATGAAATCTCTTCACCTTCTGTTCCTAAAACATGAAATTGATTACAACCACTCTTCACTTTAAGTTTTATTACAAAAGGGTGTTAAAATCTTGTAACCAAACATGACTGGCAGGATGAGGAATTGAATGTAAATTAAGCACCTTAAATTATTATAGGAACAACATTGAAAGTCTTGCAACCAAACATGTCTAGATTATTGATTTGGCACAGTGGGGATAAACACATGACCATCAGCCAATTCTTGGTCCCAGTTCAATACAGCAAGGGCATATTAGGTGAATGCTGTGAATTCATTAAAATGTGGCATGAATTACCTGGAGCCTGCATTTGCCGCTGATGTGCTCCCGACAAATCTCCCCAAGCAAGGGGCCGACGCCAAGCAGGATGACCTCACCGGACGCGCCAGTGGAGGAGCTGGGGACGAGGCCGAGCAGGCTGGGGAAGGCGCCCGAGGTTAAGAAATCTGTGTAATTGGGCATGCTGGGCATGGTCTCGGTGACCATGTTGGGGTACGCAGAGGCGGAGGAGGtcgtggtggtggaggcagcgctAAAGAAGACTGGGAAGGGGCTGCCCATGATGGGCGCAGGGGCGCACCGTCGAGGTCGACGTAGACTATGTAGTTG
It includes:
- the LOC127300898 gene encoding uncharacterized protein isoform X2; the protein is MGSPFPVFFSAASTTTTSSASAYPNMVTETMPSMPNYTDFLTSGAFPSLLGLVPSSSTGASGEVILLGVGPLLGEICREHISGKCRLQPARGGVGCRRNRVTQPRGLRHLWSTSSRRDHAPSGGCDFNSPIMYVATGSGGAIQ
- the LOC127300898 gene encoding uncharacterized protein isoform X1 translates to MGSPFPVFFSAASTTTTSSASAYPNMVTETMPSMPNYTDFLTSGAFPSLLGLVPSSSTGASGEVILLGVGPLLGEICREHISGKCRLQPARGGVGCRRNRVTQPRGLRHLWSTSSRRDHAPSGGCDFNSPIMYVATGSGGAIQR